The following coding sequences are from one Funiculus sociatus GB2-C1 window:
- the tatC gene encoding twin-arginine translocase subunit TatC — protein MTLPSEVDTALPPDLELATSPEDEYLDELPADVEMSLFDHLEELRRRIFYALIAVVVGVAGCFLFVKQIVRLLEIPAQGVKFLQLAPGEYFFVSIKVAGYSGLLVASPFILYQIIQFVLPGLTRRESRLIGPVVLGSSFLFVTGLFFAYVALIPAALNFFISYGADVVEQLWSIDKYFEFVLLLMFSTGLAFQIPIIQLLLGFLGIVTSAQMFSGWRLVILGATVLGAVLTPSTDPLTQSLLAGAVLGLYFGGIGLVKLLGR, from the coding sequence ATGACGCTTCCTTCCGAAGTCGATACCGCACTCCCGCCAGACTTAGAATTGGCAACTTCACCCGAAGATGAATATCTCGATGAACTCCCTGCTGACGTCGAAATGTCCCTGTTTGACCATCTGGAAGAGTTGCGGCGGCGGATTTTCTATGCGCTGATTGCTGTTGTTGTTGGTGTTGCAGGTTGTTTCCTGTTTGTCAAGCAAATCGTCCGCTTATTGGAAATCCCGGCGCAGGGAGTTAAGTTTCTCCAACTTGCACCAGGAGAATACTTTTTTGTCTCTATCAAAGTCGCTGGTTACAGTGGCTTGCTAGTCGCCAGTCCTTTTATCCTCTACCAGATTATCCAGTTTGTTCTACCAGGGCTAACTCGCCGCGAAAGTCGCTTAATAGGGCCAGTTGTCTTGGGGTCAAGCTTTCTGTTTGTGACTGGTCTGTTTTTCGCTTATGTAGCACTTATTCCCGCGGCGTTGAATTTTTTCATCAGCTACGGTGCAGATGTCGTAGAACAACTATGGTCAATTGACAAGTATTTTGAGTTTGTGCTGCTATTGATGTTTAGCACTGGCTTGGCGTTTCAAATTCCCATAATCCAGTTATTGTTGGGCTTTTTGGGAATTGTCACTTCAGCGCAAATGTTTTCTGGTTGGCGGCTGGTGATTCTGGGAGCAACTGTATTGGGTGCGGTGCTGACACCTTCCACCGACCCGCTTACCCAAAGTCTTCTCGCTGGTGCGGTGCTGGGTCTTTACTTCGGCGGTATCGGTTTGGTAAAGCTGTTAGGGCGCTAA
- the petA gene encoding cytochrome f — MRKASFAAMCKLGKRVIAKSILVAIATLSLFFASDRVLPQSASAYPFWAQQTYPETPREPTGRIVCANCHLGAKSTKVEVPQSVLPDTVFEAVVKIPYDTNIQQVQGDGSKGPLNVGAVLMLPEGFKIAPEDRIPEEMKEKVGELYFQSYNEDKENIVIVGPISGDQYQEIVFPVLSPNPETEKGVYFGKYSIHVGGNRGRGQVYPTGEKSNNAVYNASVAGRITSIAQAEEGGSQVTIQPAEGNAVVETIPAGPDLVVSEGQEVKAGEALTNNPNVGGFGQVDTEIVLQSPTRVKWLMAFIFAIMLSQVMLVLKKKQVEKVQAAEMNF; from the coding sequence ATGAGAAAAGCTTCTTTTGCGGCGATGTGTAAATTAGGCAAGCGGGTAATTGCTAAAAGCATCCTGGTGGCGATCGCCACCCTATCATTATTCTTCGCAAGCGATCGCGTCCTTCCCCAGTCAGCTAGCGCCTACCCCTTCTGGGCCCAGCAAACCTATCCGGAAACCCCCCGCGAACCCACCGGGCGGATCGTCTGCGCCAACTGTCACCTTGGTGCGAAATCCACCAAAGTGGAAGTTCCTCAATCAGTTCTGCCAGACACCGTATTTGAAGCCGTAGTCAAAATCCCCTACGACACCAACATACAGCAAGTGCAAGGTGATGGCAGCAAAGGCCCCCTGAACGTGGGTGCCGTATTGATGTTACCCGAAGGCTTTAAGATTGCCCCAGAAGACAGAATTCCCGAAGAAATGAAGGAAAAAGTCGGGGAACTTTACTTCCAATCCTATAACGAAGACAAAGAAAACATCGTTATCGTTGGCCCCATCTCCGGCGATCAATACCAGGAAATTGTCTTCCCAGTTCTTTCTCCCAACCCAGAAACCGAAAAAGGAGTTTACTTCGGTAAATACTCCATTCATGTCGGCGGAAACCGGGGACGGGGACAAGTTTACCCGACTGGCGAAAAGAGCAACAACGCTGTCTATAACGCTTCTGTCGCTGGTAGAATCACCTCTATTGCCCAAGCAGAAGAAGGCGGCTCCCAAGTCACCATTCAGCCAGCAGAAGGCAATGCCGTTGTTGAGACAATTCCCGCAGGCCCTGATCTAGTCGTTTCCGAAGGGCAAGAAGTCAAAGCAGGCGAAGCTTTAACTAACAATCCTAACGTCGGTGGATTTGGTCAAGTAGACACCGAAATCGTCTTGCAAAGCCCCACCCGCGTCAAGTGGTTGATGGCATTCATCTTCGCCATCATGCTGTCTCAAGTCATGCTAGTGCTGAAGAAGAAGCAAGTAGAAAAAGTGCAAGCCGCAGAAATGAATTTCTAG
- a CDS encoding transglycosylase SLT domain-containing protein, which yields MLKQRKTQISLAVGAGLLALVAGATLSVPQLTSLLGKLMVNIQPQEQSSQNQGSQSAPSVLPLASLPAAQREAQLEAIASSNQSIERNRARYLLASDLIDSKQGKKALKLLEGLESDYPVMAPYIALKRAQAYELAGDTQAQTTRQNLVKQYPDSPAAAEALYVLGKKNPKYWDSAIASFPSHPRTVEIVRTRLSKNPNQPQLLLMLVKYTGKEPGILAVQDRLVTLNAAAKKQGTTLLKPEDWEAIAFNYWENRSYEKASIAYVRAPQTARNAYRTARGLQLSGKTLEARIAYSSLISKFPDAEETGLGLRRLAELVKPLEALPYLDRVISNFPDEAGEALLAKSKILEQLGSSQSASDARQLMLTKYASSDIAAEYRWKVAQQQAQLGDFREAWKWAQPITINNPDNILAPRAGFWVGKWATKLGKQQEAKAAFEHVLAKYPQSYYAWRSAVLLGWDVGDFTTVRQLSPEVVRPIEHPVLPAGSEKLKELYQLGQHRDAWMLWQAEFQNRMQPTVAEQFTEGIMQLGLGNYLKGISYISTLEDRETPAELEEYKAFRQQPVYWHSLYPFPYLEIIESWAQQRQLNPLLVTALIRQESRFESKIRSVAGAVGLMQVMPGTGKWVAEKIGIKQFNTENPNDNVKLGTWFLDFTHKEYNNNSLLAVASYNAGPGNVSKWLKQKGSIDPDEFVEEIPFDETKGYVRQVFGNYWNYLRLYNPEVSKLVEKHSGVQILR from the coding sequence ATGTTGAAGCAGCGGAAAACCCAAATTTCTCTGGCTGTAGGGGCAGGATTACTTGCCCTAGTAGCTGGGGCAACTCTGTCAGTACCACAATTGACCAGTTTGTTAGGGAAATTGATGGTTAATATTCAGCCTCAGGAGCAGTCAAGCCAGAATCAGGGGAGCCAATCTGCTCCTTCGGTTTTGCCATTAGCGTCGCTCCCGGCAGCGCAGCGGGAAGCACAACTCGAAGCGATCGCCTCCAGCAATCAATCCATCGAGCGTAACCGCGCCCGTTATCTTTTGGCTAGCGATTTGATTGACTCTAAGCAAGGGAAAAAGGCGCTCAAACTGCTGGAAGGATTAGAGTCAGACTATCCAGTTATGGCACCCTATATTGCCTTAAAACGCGCTCAAGCTTACGAACTGGCTGGTGACACTCAAGCGCAGACGACTAGGCAGAATTTAGTCAAACAGTATCCCGACTCACCAGCAGCAGCCGAAGCACTGTATGTGTTGGGTAAAAAGAATCCGAAATATTGGGACAGTGCGATCGCATCCTTCCCCAGCCATCCCCGCACCGTGGAAATTGTGCGTACTAGGTTGAGCAAAAATCCCAATCAGCCGCAGTTGCTCTTAATGCTAGTAAAATACACTGGGAAGGAGCCGGGAATTCTTGCCGTACAAGATCGGCTAGTTACTCTGAATGCTGCTGCCAAGAAACAAGGCACAACCCTGCTAAAACCCGAAGATTGGGAAGCGATCGCATTTAACTACTGGGAAAACCGCAGTTATGAAAAAGCCAGCATCGCCTATGTTCGCGCACCCCAAACTGCCCGCAACGCTTATCGCACCGCCAGAGGACTACAACTTTCCGGCAAAACACTAGAAGCCAGAATTGCCTACTCATCCTTAATTTCTAAATTCCCCGATGCCGAAGAAACCGGACTCGGCTTGCGGCGTTTGGCAGAATTAGTCAAACCCCTAGAAGCATTACCCTATCTAGATCGCGTTATCAGCAACTTTCCCGACGAAGCAGGTGAAGCACTCCTGGCCAAGTCCAAAATCCTCGAACAACTGGGAAGCTCTCAATCAGCCTCCGACGCGAGGCAATTGATGCTAACTAAATATGCCAGTTCCGACATAGCCGCAGAATATCGGTGGAAAGTAGCTCAACAACAGGCACAGCTAGGCGATTTCCGGGAAGCCTGGAAATGGGCGCAACCCATCACAATCAACAATCCCGATAACATTTTGGCTCCCAGGGCCGGCTTTTGGGTCGGCAAATGGGCAACTAAGTTGGGGAAACAGCAGGAAGCGAAAGCAGCTTTTGAACACGTACTAGCTAAGTATCCCCAATCCTACTATGCGTGGCGTTCTGCCGTCTTATTAGGCTGGGATGTGGGAGACTTTACCACCGTGCGTCAGTTGTCCCCGGAAGTAGTGCGACCCATCGAACACCCAGTCCTACCTGCTGGCTCCGAAAAGTTAAAAGAGTTGTACCAGCTAGGTCAACACCGGGATGCTTGGATGCTTTGGCAAGCCGAATTCCAAAACCGGATGCAGCCCACCGTTGCCGAACAATTTACTGAAGGCATCATGCAGCTAGGATTAGGCAACTACCTGAAGGGAATCTCTTATATTTCTACTCTCGAAGACCGTGAAACACCCGCCGAACTGGAGGAATACAAAGCTTTCAGGCAACAACCCGTTTACTGGCACAGTCTCTATCCTTTCCCATATCTGGAAATTATCGAAAGCTGGGCGCAACAGCGTCAGCTCAATCCTCTACTCGTAACAGCTTTAATTCGTCAGGAGTCGCGCTTTGAAAGTAAAATCCGTTCTGTTGCTGGTGCCGTTGGTTTAATGCAAGTGATGCCAGGAACAGGTAAGTGGGTTGCCGAAAAAATTGGAATTAAGCAATTTAATACGGAAAATCCCAACGATAACGTAAAATTGGGAACTTGGTTTCTTGACTTTACCCACAAGGAATATAACAACAACTCCCTGTTAGCCGTTGCTAGTTACAATGCCGGCCCTGGTAATGTCTCGAAATGGCTTAAGCAAAAAGGGTCTATCGATCCAGATGAATTTGTCGAAGAAATACCTTTTGATGAAACAAAGGGTTATGTCAGACAAGTTTTTGGTAACTATTGGAATTATCTGAGGTTGTATAATCCAGAAGTTTCTAAGTTAGTAGAAAAACACTCAGGCGTTCAGATACTGCGCTAA
- the petC gene encoding cytochrome b6-f complex iron-sulfur subunit has protein sequence MAQISGSADVPDMGRRQFMNLLTFGAITGTALGALYPVVKYFIPPSSGTGGGGLTAKDAIGNDIIVSDFLANHNPGDRSLVQGFRGDPTYIVVTEDKQIENYGLNAVCTHLGCVVPWNSGENRFICPCHGSQYDNTGKVVRGPAPLSLGLVHAAVVEDKVTLTPWTETDFRTGENPWWT, from the coding sequence ATGGCTCAAATTTCTGGATCAGCAGACGTTCCCGATATGGGACGTCGCCAATTTATGAACTTGTTAACTTTTGGTGCCATTACAGGAACAGCACTGGGCGCACTATATCCGGTTGTCAAGTATTTTATCCCGCCGTCGAGCGGTACAGGAGGCGGTGGTCTAACTGCTAAGGATGCCATCGGCAACGACATCATTGTGAGCGACTTTTTGGCGAATCACAATCCGGGCGATCGCAGCTTAGTTCAGGGCTTCAGAGGCGACCCCACCTACATTGTGGTGACAGAAGACAAACAAATCGAGAATTACGGTTTAAACGCCGTTTGCACCCACTTAGGCTGCGTAGTTCCCTGGAACTCCGGCGAAAACAGGTTTATTTGTCCCTGTCATGGTTCCCAGTATGACAACACTGGCAAAGTAGTCCGGGGCCCAGCACCCTTGTCCTTGGGACTGGTTCACGCCGCAGTCGTTGAAGACAAAGTTACTTTAACGCCCTGGACAGAAACCGACTTCCGTACTGGCGAAAACCCCTGGTGGACATAG
- a CDS encoding transglycosylase SLT domain-containing protein, whose product MRRSRPIFARKNSRLVFSRANQSRRKNQVVLAAVAGLSALVIGTTMLPKKYSGWLEGLVTWVPFQVQNSLLMRENDDSAVARLVSLPAKERTSQLEAIANGKLSLDRSRARYMLASDAIAAKQGEKALSHLKALEHQYPVLSGHILLKRAQAYELTGDKGKAKQTWEELARHSKEPVAAEALYALGKTDKEYWQQAIEEFESHPRTLEIARSLLKENPNQPELMLLLARYAFDTPSITSVLDKLVGYPDAIKPEDWEAIALAYWGNRKYGQASAAYANAPRTPKNAYLAARGLQLAEKKPQAVRAYKQMVQDFPKAEETATALIQIAKMGPAIEAVPYLDQVINQFPDRAGEALVLEASVLDSLKSSEGAAQARELLLTKYGDSEAAAQYRWKMAQARANAKDYQSAWKWAKQIATENPDSELGRQATFWTGKWAKKLGKQQEAKQAFEQVVTKYPQSYYAWRSAVHLGWDAGDFSTVRKLDPKVNWPAKRPVLPVGSATLQELYQLGQDKDAWAIWQAEYKNRIKPSVAEQFTDGLIRLAKGDRLQGISKISSLEDRETPEEQAQYETLRQQKAYWQALYPLPYIETIETWSSKHQLNPLLVLSVIRQESRFEPKIRSAAGAMGLMQIIPVTGKSVAEKMGVKQYKLDNPKDNIKLGTWALDEMHDRYKNNSLYAIASYNAGSTNISKWLGERSFSDPDEFVENIPFEETQGYVKNVFGNYWNYLRLYNPEVSNQVAKYADGQPTALKK is encoded by the coding sequence ATGAGAAGGTCACGTCCTATTTTTGCCCGGAAAAACTCGCGTCTGGTTTTTTCGCGAGCCAACCAATCAAGAAGGAAAAATCAAGTCGTCCTAGCTGCCGTTGCGGGATTAAGTGCCTTGGTGATTGGCACAACCATGTTACCCAAGAAGTATAGCGGCTGGCTGGAGGGATTGGTCACTTGGGTTCCTTTCCAGGTGCAAAACAGCTTGTTAATGCGGGAAAATGACGACTCAGCTGTTGCCCGTTTAGTATCGCTACCAGCAAAAGAGCGGACATCGCAACTAGAAGCGATCGCTAACGGAAAATTATCTCTTGACCGCAGTCGCGCCCGTTATATGTTGGCTAGCGATGCAATTGCTGCAAAGCAAGGTGAAAAGGCACTCTCCCACTTAAAAGCCCTAGAGCATCAATATCCGGTTTTATCGGGACATATTCTCCTCAAACGAGCGCAAGCTTACGAGCTTACTGGCGACAAAGGTAAAGCCAAACAAACTTGGGAAGAGTTGGCACGCCATTCTAAAGAACCCGTGGCAGCTGAAGCTTTATATGCACTAGGGAAGACAGATAAAGAATATTGGCAGCAAGCAATTGAGGAATTCGAGAGCCATCCTCGCACCCTGGAAATAGCACGCTCTTTGCTCAAAGAAAATCCCAATCAGCCGGAATTGATGCTGTTGCTGGCGAGATACGCCTTTGACACACCCTCCATTACCTCCGTGCTAGACAAGTTAGTTGGTTATCCGGACGCGATCAAGCCGGAAGACTGGGAAGCGATCGCTCTAGCCTACTGGGGAAACCGGAAATACGGTCAAGCCAGCGCCGCTTATGCTAACGCCCCTCGCACACCCAAGAACGCCTACCTCGCCGCTAGGGGACTCCAGCTAGCCGAAAAGAAACCACAAGCAGTCCGCGCCTATAAACAAATGGTGCAGGACTTCCCCAAAGCCGAAGAAACCGCAACAGCTCTGATCCAAATTGCCAAAATGGGCCCCGCGATAGAAGCGGTACCTTATCTCGACCAAGTTATTAATCAATTCCCCGATCGAGCTGGCGAAGCACTGGTATTAGAAGCTTCCGTTCTCGATAGTCTCAAAAGTTCCGAGGGAGCCGCCCAAGCTCGTGAATTGCTACTAACCAAGTATGGCGATTCCGAGGCGGCGGCACAATATCGGTGGAAAATGGCTCAAGCGAGGGCAAATGCCAAAGATTACCAAAGCGCCTGGAAATGGGCAAAACAAATTGCCACCGAAAATCCTGATAGCGAGTTAGGTCGTCAAGCCACCTTTTGGACGGGTAAATGGGCTAAAAAGCTGGGAAAACAGCAGGAGGCGAAACAGGCCTTTGAGCAGGTGGTAACTAAGTACCCACAGTCTTACTATGCGTGGCGGTCTGCTGTGCATCTGGGCTGGGATGCGGGAGATTTTTCCACAGTACGCAAGCTAGATCCTAAAGTAAATTGGCCTGCCAAGCGACCAGTTCTACCTGTAGGTTCTGCGACTTTACAAGAACTTTACCAGCTGGGTCAAGACAAAGATGCTTGGGCAATCTGGCAAGCGGAATACAAAAACCGGATCAAGCCAAGTGTGGCAGAACAATTTACCGATGGTTTAATCAGACTCGCCAAAGGCGATCGCCTTCAAGGAATCTCTAAAATATCTAGTCTGGAAGACCGCGAAACACCTGAAGAACAAGCCCAGTACGAAACTTTACGGCAACAGAAGGCTTACTGGCAAGCTCTCTATCCCTTGCCTTATATCGAAACCATTGAAACGTGGTCTTCCAAGCATCAACTCAATCCCCTGCTCGTCCTCTCTGTGATCCGCCAAGAGTCAAGGTTTGAGCCAAAAATTCGTTCTGCTGCTGGTGCGATGGGCTTGATGCAGATAATACCAGTAACAGGTAAATCGGTTGCCGAAAAAATGGGAGTTAAGCAATATAAACTTGACAACCCCAAAGACAATATCAAATTAGGCACCTGGGCTTTGGATGAAATGCACGATCGCTACAAGAATAATTCCCTCTACGCGATCGCTAGTTACAATGCTGGTTCCACTAATATATCCAAGTGGCTGGGCGAAAGAAGTTTCAGCGATCCAGACGAATTTGTGGAAAATATCCCCTTTGAAGAAACCCAAGGCTACGTCAAAAACGTCTTTGGCAACTACTGGAACTACCTGCGCCTGTACAATCCAGAAGTTTCCAACCAAGTAGCAAAATACGCCGATGGTCAGCCCACCGCGCTAAAAAAATAA
- a CDS encoding CHAT domain-containing protein, whose protein sequence is MKSVVSSIGVSLAGLYIIGSVSREPILKVAIASTPNPISIAQAAKPSKVEIALDEGNLTEAVPQIETTWEKQYEDYFRVAFPDKSITAKDVANTLDRISKQTGKNTALVYVFPREQQLELVLITPKGKPIHKRILAAKREVLLETVKDFRKNVVNHSIKGSKDYFPAARQLHQWIIAPLEADLETNNIDTLIFCMGVGLRTMPLAAFHDGQKFLIEKYSIGRIPAFKLTDTRYADIKNSPVLAMGASKFKEQEPLPAVPVELSAITQKLRRGKSFLNQEFTLDNLQSQRASQPFKIIHLATHADFLPGVPSNSYVQFWDEKLRLNQMKHLSWNNPPVELLVLSACRTALGDKDAELGFAGLAVNSGVKSALASLWYVSDEGTLGLMTEFYRHLATAPIKAEALRQGQIAMLKGQVRIENGQLHSPRGNISLPPELAGLGNQNLSHPYYWAAFTIVGSPW, encoded by the coding sequence ATGAAATCAGTAGTAAGTAGCATTGGCGTTAGCTTGGCAGGATTATACATCATAGGAAGCGTCAGCAGAGAACCCATCCTGAAAGTTGCGATCGCTTCCACTCCTAACCCCATCTCCATAGCCCAAGCTGCTAAACCCTCAAAAGTAGAAATTGCCCTTGACGAAGGAAACTTAACTGAGGCAGTGCCACAAATCGAGACAACTTGGGAAAAGCAATATGAGGATTATTTTCGGGTAGCTTTCCCCGACAAGTCAATAACAGCTAAGGATGTCGCCAATACTTTAGACCGAATCAGCAAGCAAACCGGGAAAAACACTGCCCTGGTTTATGTATTTCCTCGCGAACAACAACTAGAACTCGTGTTGATTACTCCAAAAGGTAAACCAATTCACAAGCGAATTCTAGCAGCTAAACGCGAAGTTTTACTGGAAACAGTTAAAGACTTCCGAAAGAATGTTGTCAACCACTCAATCAAAGGTAGTAAAGACTATTTTCCAGCAGCCCGGCAGCTTCATCAGTGGATTATTGCGCCACTGGAAGCAGACTTAGAAACCAATAACATAGACACCTTAATTTTTTGCATGGGTGTTGGCTTACGCACTATGCCCTTGGCAGCATTTCATGATGGGCAAAAGTTTCTCATAGAAAAATATAGTATTGGACGCATCCCTGCCTTCAAACTGACAGATACCAGATACGCTGACATCAAAAATTCACCAGTTTTGGCAATGGGTGCGTCAAAATTTAAGGAACAAGAACCATTACCTGCCGTGCCAGTAGAGTTATCTGCTATTACACAAAAGCTGCGACGGGGTAAATCGTTTCTCAATCAAGAATTTACTTTGGATAATTTGCAGTCGCAACGCGCTTCTCAGCCATTTAAAATTATTCACCTAGCGACTCATGCTGACTTCCTACCGGGAGTTCCCAGCAACTCCTACGTTCAGTTTTGGGACGAAAAACTGCGGTTGAATCAAATGAAGCACTTAAGCTGGAACAACCCACCAGTAGAACTGTTGGTGTTGAGTGCCTGTAGAACAGCTTTAGGTGATAAAGATGCAGAGTTAGGCTTTGCAGGGTTAGCAGTTAACAGCGGTGTAAAATCAGCTTTAGCTAGTCTGTGGTATGTATCAGATGAAGGAACTCTGGGACTGATGACAGAGTTTTATCGGCATCTAGCTACTGCACCTATTAAAGCAGAAGCGTTGCGACAAGGCCAGATAGCAATGTTGAAAGGGCAGGTACGCATAGAAAATGGTCAATTGCACTCTCCGAGGGGAAATATATCTCTACCGCCAGAACTAGCAGGGCTTGGGAATCAAAATTTATCGCATCCCTATTATTGGGCAGCTTTTACCATAGTTGGTAGCCCGTGGTAA
- the fabD gene encoding ACP S-malonyltransferase encodes MAIKSAWVFPGQGSQRIGMGLDLVKIPAAKAKFKLAEEILGWSVLEVCQSNETMLSRTFYTQPCIYVVSSILADLMKQQGHQPDFVAGYSMGEYIALYAAGVYDFESGLRLIKRRAELMDKAPSGMMAVLIGCDRALLEQQIQQTPNVELASDNLDQLVISGSPAAVALVLSQVEAKRVVPLKLSGAFHSAFMATAAFAFQQALDSIEFQTAEIPVLSNVEPLPAVDATVLKERLGQQMTGAVRWREITLQLAAEGVKRVVEIGSTQVLTNLIKRAELHDNVSARLGFALANITSESELYSFGCQRVDKPLVCF; translated from the coding sequence ATGGCTATAAAGAGTGCATGGGTATTTCCAGGTCAGGGTTCCCAAAGGATAGGGATGGGGCTGGATTTAGTAAAGATACCTGCTGCTAAAGCCAAGTTTAAGCTGGCAGAGGAAATTTTAGGCTGGTCGGTTTTGGAAGTCTGCCAAAGCAATGAAACAATGCTATCGCGGACTTTCTACACCCAACCTTGCATTTATGTTGTGTCGAGTATTCTTGCTGACTTGATGAAGCAGCAGGGACACCAACCCGATTTTGTCGCAGGCTACAGTATGGGCGAGTACATCGCTCTTTATGCTGCTGGGGTGTATGATTTTGAATCGGGGTTACGCCTGATTAAGCGCCGCGCCGAGTTAATGGATAAGGCTCCGAGTGGGATGATGGCTGTGTTGATCGGATGCGATCGCGCTCTTCTTGAACAACAAATCCAGCAGACTCCTAATGTGGAACTAGCTAGTGATAATTTAGACCAATTGGTAATATCTGGATCTCCAGCTGCTGTAGCGTTGGTACTATCCCAGGTAGAGGCGAAGCGTGTGGTTCCCCTGAAGCTTTCTGGTGCTTTTCATTCTGCGTTCATGGCGACAGCTGCCTTCGCATTCCAGCAAGCATTAGATTCTATTGAGTTTCAAACAGCCGAAATTCCTGTTTTATCGAATGTAGAACCCTTGCCAGCAGTTGATGCCACAGTTTTGAAAGAACGTCTGGGTCAGCAAATGACTGGTGCAGTTCGCTGGCGAGAAATCACCCTGCAATTAGCAGCAGAAGGTGTAAAACGGGTGGTGGAAATTGGTTCCACCCAAGTATTGACAAATTTGATTAAACGTGCAGAATTACATGATAATGTTTCTGCTCGCCTCGGCTTTGCATTGGCAAATATTACTAGCGAAAGCGAATTATACAGTTTCGGTTGTCAGCGCGTTGATAAGCCGTTGGTGTGTTTCTAG
- a CDS encoding DUF3067 family protein, protein MTGQDLQQLLLSKWGRSYDIQIRRVQNKIFVQVMWKYLEQVSFPLSEAEYIAHLETVAGYLHAWGGASTVQEYIEQTRDRPRLGKAVSIPLDLGDRASEWIL, encoded by the coding sequence ATGACAGGACAAGACCTTCAGCAACTGCTGCTTTCCAAGTGGGGGCGCTCATACGATATCCAGATTAGGCGGGTTCAGAACAAGATTTTTGTTCAGGTGATGTGGAAATATTTAGAGCAGGTGTCTTTTCCGCTTTCAGAGGCGGAGTACATAGCGCACCTGGAGACTGTCGCTGGTTATCTCCATGCTTGGGGTGGAGCATCAACGGTGCAAGAGTATATTGAACAGACACGCGATCGCCCTCGTCTAGGCAAAGCGGTAAGCATTCCCCTAGATTTGGGCGATCGCGCTTCCGAATGGATACTCTGA